A portion of the Marinobacter alexandrii genome contains these proteins:
- a CDS encoding WecB/TagA/CpsF family glycosyltransferase, translated as MSFNDVKEFEKINILGINVTNLTSKELIRQIGFYVTHNQKQNILYANIHGINVASSLGWFREFFNRCAIVFCDGDGVRLGAKILGHHIYEKITYNRWIWDFASFCESEGISWYLVGSESIVIKNAVDNLKVKYPKLVIVGYRNGFFQNESEYEKLITDLNTTKPNILLLGMGMPHQENLLLKHGDRMTYNVALTGGAVFEYVSGEAKMTPSIFFHLKLEWFFRFLLEPKRLFKRYFIGNPLFFARIFMQKYFNKS; from the coding sequence TTGAGTTTTAATGATGTGAAGGAGTTTGAGAAGATTAATATTCTGGGTATCAATGTCACTAACCTGACAAGTAAGGAATTAATTCGGCAGATTGGATTTTACGTTACACATAATCAAAAGCAGAATATTTTATATGCGAACATTCACGGCATCAATGTTGCAAGTTCATTAGGTTGGTTTAGAGAGTTTTTCAATAGATGTGCAATAGTTTTTTGCGATGGGGATGGTGTTAGGTTAGGAGCAAAGATTTTAGGACATCATATTTATGAAAAGATTACTTATAATCGTTGGATTTGGGACTTTGCATCATTCTGTGAAAGTGAAGGAATTTCGTGGTACCTTGTTGGATCTGAGAGCATCGTTATAAAAAATGCAGTAGACAACCTAAAAGTCAAGTATCCTAAGCTTGTGATTGTAGGCTATAGAAACGGATTTTTTCAAAACGAATCAGAGTATGAAAAACTAATTACTGATTTAAATACTACAAAACCTAATATTTTATTGCTTGGTATGGGTATGCCTCATCAAGAGAACTTATTGTTAAAACACGGAGATAGAATGACTTATAATGTCGCATTAACAGGTGGAGCAGTTTTTGAGTATGTTTCGGGTGAAGCAAAAATGACGCCTAGCATTTTCTTTCATTTAAAACTGGAGTGGTTTTTTAGATTCCTTTTAGAGCCCAAGAGATTGTTTAAAAGATACTTTATTGGAAATCCACTTTTTTTTGCTAGGATTTTTATGCAAAAATATTTCAATAAGTCTTGA
- a CDS encoding glycosyltransferase family 4 protein, with translation MKVKRKKILINADATNGNFNAQNRNGKLWSIFLSKEKYNIYIFSSDKNIDQRISSDSQIRIVFSKKYFSLLIFFLKHFVFEKFDVILNAKVTPHLKYFLYFKKIFSKRTKFITFVVNQVPYGEFGSKYTKTSDYIVQNSDLRIANSGFVAHTVKRYYKEDIPVINNFIDTNLFNLTSNSSKSKSERIKVISVGSMICVKQPFLFASLAKKLPEVDFMWIGGRYYFPDMKEKKEKENIENLQILERVDNNELPNILSEQDIFVSTSIQEGFANVILEALACGIPVIALDRYWPDAILSGETGFIVSDEFEMLEKLQFLSKNKELLDKFKSNAAKRAADYSAEKNIYRLEDIIDQL, from the coding sequence ATGAAAGTTAAGAGAAAGAAGATTTTAATTAATGCGGATGCTACCAATGGCAATTTTAATGCTCAAAATCGCAATGGAAAACTTTGGTCTATTTTCCTTTCAAAAGAAAAGTACAATATTTATATATTCAGTTCAGACAAGAATATAGATCAAAGGATTAGCTCTGACTCTCAGATAAGAATAGTTTTTTCCAAAAAATATTTCTCATTATTAATCTTTTTTCTGAAACATTTTGTTTTTGAAAAATTTGATGTAATTCTAAACGCCAAGGTTACCCCCCACCTCAAATACTTTCTTTATTTTAAGAAAATTTTTAGTAAGAGAACTAAGTTTATCACTTTTGTAGTTAATCAAGTTCCTTACGGAGAATTTGGATCTAAATACACCAAGACATCAGATTATATTGTCCAAAATTCAGACTTGCGAATAGCAAATAGCGGATTTGTAGCCCATACAGTAAAGAGATATTACAAGGAAGATATTCCAGTGATAAACAACTTTATTGATACCAACCTTTTTAATCTGACAAGCAACTCAAGTAAAAGTAAATCTGAAAGAATCAAAGTGATTTCGGTTGGATCCATGATTTGTGTAAAACAACCTTTTTTATTTGCGTCTTTAGCAAAAAAACTGCCAGAAGTAGATTTTATGTGGATTGGAGGTAGGTACTACTTTCCAGACATGAAGGAGAAAAAGGAAAAAGAGAACATTGAAAATCTTCAGATTTTAGAAAGAGTTGATAATAATGAACTCCCTAATATACTATCAGAACAAGACATTTTTGTTTCTACATCTATACAAGAAGGTTTTGCCAATGTAATACTGGAAGCACTGGCTTGCGGCATCCCTGTTATTGCATTAGACAGATACTGGCCTGATGCTATTCTTTCTGGTGAAACGGGTTTTATTGTCTCAGACGAATTTGAGATGCTGGAGAAACTTCAATTTCTGTCTAAGAATAAAGAACTCTTGGATAAATTTAAGTCAAATGCAGCAAAACGTGCTGCTGATTATTCAGCAGAAAAAAATATTTATAGGTTAGAAGATATTATTGACCAGTTGTGA
- a CDS encoding methionyl-tRNA formyltransferase, with product MKLALLLSGNLGLSMARYLYDRDYNIEAILTDKNSSQILDFATSKNIKLFVGNPRKGRCEKLIEDVKPEVLISVNYLFLIENDLIQWPSKIAFNVHGSLLPKYRGRTPHVWSIINNEKVTGITAHILDEDCDAGDILQQKQVKIEKNDTGGDILKKFGLQYPKLIDKVLSNINSNKLQRIQQDESLATYFEKRVPEDGKIDWNWQKERIRNWVRAQSYPYPGAFTNFGDQIIIIDEVSFDNYGFRQSMKNGEVISANPIRIKTPNGVLLIKKIRGQDFQFSKGMLLK from the coding sequence ATGAAGTTGGCATTGTTGTTATCGGGAAATTTAGGATTATCGATGGCGAGATATCTCTATGATAGAGACTACAACATTGAGGCAATTTTAACAGACAAAAATTCTTCTCAAATACTAGATTTTGCAACGTCAAAAAACATTAAACTCTTTGTTGGCAATCCAAGAAAAGGAAGGTGTGAAAAACTTATTGAGGATGTCAAACCAGAAGTACTTATTTCAGTTAATTATCTTTTTTTGATTGAAAACGATTTGATTCAATGGCCGAGCAAAATTGCTTTCAATGTTCACGGTTCTTTGCTTCCTAAGTATCGAGGAAGAACACCTCATGTATGGTCAATTATTAATAATGAAAAAGTAACAGGGATTACTGCCCATATTCTTGACGAGGATTGTGATGCCGGGGACATCCTTCAACAGAAACAGGTAAAAATTGAAAAAAATGATACTGGAGGAGATATTTTAAAGAAATTTGGGTTGCAATATCCTAAACTTATCGACAAAGTCTTAAGCAATATCAACTCGAATAAATTGCAAAGAATTCAACAAGATGAATCTTTAGCAACATATTTTGAAAAGCGAGTACCAGAAGATGGTAAGATTGATTGGAATTGGCAAAAGGAAAGAATAAGAAATTGGGTGAGAGCTCAGTCGTATCCATACCCAGGAGCATTTACAAACTTTGGGGATCAGATTATCATTATTGACGAGGTTTCTTTTGATAATTATGGATTTCGTCAAAGTATGAAAAATGGAGAAGTGATTTCCGCTAACCCAATAAGAATCAAAACCCCCAATGGGGTATTACTGATAAAAAAAATAAGAGGACAAGATTTCCAATTTTCAAAAGGCATGTTATTAAAATAG
- a CDS encoding O-antigen ligase family protein, with product MIITLGLLIVLTLSLLLTILAPSKVIHSGTVHIGAWKGIYYHKSGFGREMGILGLLLLFTGKGIWRYLVFVLCLFLVYKSQSAISLLTIVGASFYLLTERILSRIKELKNHTNKIILAGIAGFIAFIASDFASFMELIGKDITLTGRLQIWLYSIFSIREHLWFGYGFESFWQDQTLTHNLGWTINHAHNMIFDILLDGGILLLVPFLMLIVTFFKNLRSLLSNPHLASVIITSFSMIILISFMEETIYVPFDLKWIYTSCLVFYVSNPGKTKNFNNYSFQIWGGS from the coding sequence TTGATAATAACCTTAGGATTGCTAATTGTTCTAACATTATCACTCTTATTGACTATTCTAGCCCCATCAAAAGTCATACATAGTGGTACTGTTCATATTGGTGCCTGGAAAGGTATTTACTACCACAAATCTGGTTTTGGGCGTGAGATGGGTATTCTTGGTTTACTTCTACTCTTTACAGGAAAAGGTATCTGGAGATATTTGGTTTTTGTTCTTTGTTTGTTCCTAGTTTACAAATCTCAATCGGCTATTAGTTTACTTACAATAGTTGGAGCTTCGTTTTATCTCTTGACAGAAAGAATTCTTTCTAGAATAAAAGAACTAAAAAATCACACTAACAAAATAATCTTAGCTGGGATAGCAGGCTTCATAGCGTTCATTGCATCCGATTTCGCAAGTTTCATGGAATTGATAGGTAAGGATATCACTTTAACAGGCAGGTTGCAGATTTGGTTGTATTCAATTTTTTCGATTCGAGAACACTTATGGTTTGGATATGGATTCGAAAGTTTCTGGCAGGATCAAACGCTTACTCATAATTTAGGCTGGACAATAAATCACGCACATAATATGATATTTGATATTTTACTCGATGGAGGTATTTTATTGTTAGTGCCATTTTTAATGCTAATAGTTACCTTCTTCAAAAATTTGAGATCGTTATTAAGTAATCCACACTTGGCAAGTGTAATAATTACCTCGTTTTCCATGATCATCTTAATATCATTTATGGAAGAAACTATATACGTACCTTTTGATTTAAAATGGATATATACAAGTTGTTTAGTATTTTATGTCTCTAACCCTGGAAAAACAAAGAATTTTAATAATTACTCCTTCCAAATATGGGGGGGGAGCTGA
- the pseI gene encoding pseudaminic acid synthase has product MKIDSFNFSTEPGVFIIAELSANHNGSLDVAIETIHAAKRAGADAIKFQTYTADTLTINCEKEDFIIKSGSIWDGKTFHELYQSAFTPWEWHEKLFSVARDLDLICFSSPFDKTAVDFLEDLNTPAYKIASFEITDIPLIEYTASKGKPIILSTGIANEEDIELALNACKSMDNSQIALLKCTSSYPAPIDEANMLMVQDFRKRYGVIPGLSDHTMGSTVPIVATSLGAKIIEKHFILDRSIGGPDATFSMTEEEFAEMVRAVREAEKAIGKVDYELTDKQRAGKSFSRSLYAVKDIEIDETFTSENIKSIRPGFGLHPKHYSELIGQRTKRKIEAGERLTSDDLT; this is encoded by the coding sequence ATGAAAATAGATTCATTTAATTTCAGTACTGAACCAGGTGTTTTCATTATTGCAGAGTTATCGGCCAATCACAATGGAAGTTTGGATGTGGCAATTGAAACAATACATGCAGCAAAAAGAGCTGGAGCTGATGCAATAAAGTTTCAAACCTATACGGCTGATACTCTTACTATCAACTGTGAAAAGGAGGATTTTATTATTAAATCAGGATCTATTTGGGACGGTAAAACATTTCATGAACTATATCAAAGTGCTTTTACTCCATGGGAATGGCATGAAAAACTCTTCTCTGTTGCGAGAGATCTAGATTTAATCTGCTTTTCATCACCATTTGATAAAACTGCAGTTGATTTTCTTGAAGATTTGAATACACCAGCGTATAAAATCGCTTCATTCGAAATCACTGATATCCCGTTAATTGAATATACTGCATCAAAAGGTAAACCAATTATTTTATCAACTGGTATTGCCAATGAGGAAGATATAGAGCTCGCGTTGAACGCTTGCAAAAGCATGGATAATAGTCAAATTGCGCTATTGAAATGTACTTCAAGTTATCCTGCACCAATTGATGAAGCTAATATGTTAATGGTGCAGGATTTCCGGAAACGCTATGGAGTAATTCCCGGCCTTTCAGATCATACAATGGGCAGTACGGTACCTATAGTTGCTACAAGCCTGGGAGCAAAAATAATTGAGAAACATTTCATTTTAGATCGTTCAATTGGTGGTCCAGATGCTACATTTTCAATGACTGAAGAGGAATTTGCTGAGATGGTAAGAGCTGTACGTGAAGCAGAAAAAGCCATTGGGAAGGTGGATTATGAATTAACAGATAAGCAAAGGGCGGGTAAATCATTTTCAAGGTCTCTTTATGCAGTAAAGGATATAGAAATTGATGAGACTTTTACATCAGAAAATATTAAATCAATACGTCCAGGCTTTGGGCTTCATCCAAAGCATTACTCTGAATTAATTGGGCAAAGAACGAAGCGGAAAATAGAAGCTGGAGAGCGATTGACTAGTGATGATCTTACCTGA
- a CDS encoding undecaprenyl-phosphate glucose phosphotransferase — protein MPANHRYSQYFPILFLITDLVCLNIGVLVANQYRYGSLIPSDEYQLLQLLLNVIWVGVFFSSNLQRINRNSRLLDHLNKVLTGLVINLSIVFALWFALEPVDYSRKYLFVTYLIFTVAILLWRSLWHYLIRYYRIKGYNIRRVVIIGKGDLSDSLTHYFKETPELGYQLVGIVDNDNGADESLTNFEEFTINNKADIVFCCLPHLQDEQVKDVIDFAENNLIKVNLISQFSRLSNYNLSIEQFGNIPIINVNSIPLDSQVNRLIKRGFDLVFSSIFILLILSWLIPIIGLLIKMESKGPIFFKQKRHGKDNNFFLCWKFRTMAFEKGADFKQATKNDNRITKMGAILRKTSIDELPQFINVFLGDMSVVGPRPHPIKLNEEFQPKIDRFWQRHAVKPGITGLAQAKGFRGETAELSDMSGRVKLDRFYVKNWSLILDFKIILLTALAIVKGDQNAY, from the coding sequence ATGCCAGCAAATCACCGATATTCCCAATACTTCCCAATACTTTTTCTTATCACAGACTTGGTATGCCTGAATATTGGTGTTTTGGTTGCCAATCAGTATCGCTATGGAAGTTTGATTCCCAGCGACGAATATCAGTTGCTTCAATTGCTCCTCAATGTAATTTGGGTTGGAGTTTTTTTCAGTTCCAATTTGCAAAGAATAAACCGAAACTCAAGGCTTCTTGATCATTTAAATAAGGTACTTACTGGTCTAGTTATTAACCTGTCTATTGTTTTTGCCTTGTGGTTTGCCTTAGAGCCGGTTGATTACTCGAGAAAATATCTTTTTGTAACATATTTAATCTTTACAGTGGCCATTCTACTATGGCGGAGCTTATGGCACTACCTGATTAGATATTATAGGATTAAAGGCTATAATATTCGTCGAGTAGTTATTATCGGCAAAGGGGATTTATCTGATTCACTAACTCATTATTTCAAAGAAACTCCAGAACTTGGATATCAGTTGGTAGGGATTGTGGATAATGATAATGGGGCAGATGAAAGCTTGACTAATTTTGAGGAATTCACTATTAACAATAAAGCTGATATTGTTTTTTGTTGCCTACCACACCTACAAGATGAACAAGTAAAGGATGTAATTGATTTTGCGGAAAATAACCTGATAAAGGTGAATTTGATATCGCAATTTAGTCGACTATCTAATTACAACCTTTCCATTGAGCAATTTGGGAACATCCCAATAATCAATGTAAACTCTATCCCCTTGGATAGCCAAGTGAATCGATTAATTAAAAGAGGATTTGATCTGGTATTTTCTAGCATATTTATTTTGCTGATTCTGTCATGGTTGATCCCGATCATCGGATTACTTATAAAGATGGAGTCAAAAGGCCCCATTTTCTTCAAACAGAAAAGACATGGAAAGGATAATAATTTTTTTCTCTGTTGGAAGTTTCGGACGATGGCGTTTGAAAAAGGAGCAGACTTTAAGCAGGCGACAAAAAATGATAATCGCATCACAAAAATGGGAGCTATTTTGAGAAAGACTTCTATTGATGAATTACCACAGTTTATTAATGTGTTCCTTGGTGATATGTCTGTGGTAGGCCCTAGACCTCACCCTATTAAATTGAACGAAGAGTTTCAACCAAAAATTGATCGCTTTTGGCAAAGACATGCTGTAAAACCAGGCATTACAGGATTAGCCCAAGCTAAAGGGTTTAGAGGCGAGACAGCAGAACTTAGTGACATGAGCGGTAGAGTAAAACTTGATCGTTTTTATGTGAAGAATTGGTCACTTATTCTAGACTTTAAGATAATTCTCCTCACCGCGCTCGCTATAGTTAAAGGAGATCAAAACGCTTATTAA
- a CDS encoding GNAT family protein, translated as MKYYKILDKQVFSSGDYSIVPIRLEDRYLIMKWRNEQIYHLRQKNSLTKEQQDDYFSNVIAKSYDQVSPHQLLFSFLKESECIGYGGLVHINWIDMNAEISFIMNTELEKSGFKSIWSCYLELIELIAFDQLEFHKIYVYAFDLRPHLYDTLESSSYFLDARLKDHCFFEGSFKDVVIYSKINPGS; from the coding sequence ATGAAATATTACAAAATACTAGATAAGCAAGTCTTTAGTTCTGGAGATTATTCAATAGTTCCTATAAGATTGGAAGATCGTTACTTAATAATGAAGTGGCGAAATGAACAAATTTATCATTTGAGACAAAAGAACTCTTTGACAAAAGAACAACAAGATGATTATTTCTCAAATGTGATAGCAAAGAGTTATGATCAAGTCAGCCCGCATCAACTTTTGTTTTCTTTTTTGAAAGAGAGTGAGTGTATAGGTTATGGCGGATTAGTTCATATCAATTGGATTGATATGAATGCAGAAATCTCATTTATAATGAATACTGAATTAGAAAAGTCCGGTTTCAAATCTATTTGGTCTTGCTATCTTGAATTAATTGAATTAATTGCATTTGATCAGCTAGAATTTCATAAGATTTATGTTTATGCTTTTGATTTAAGACCTCACTTGTATGACACACTTGAATCCAGTAGTTACTTTCTTGATGCTAGATTGAAGGATCATTGTTTTTTTGAAGGGTCTTTTAAAGATGTAGTTATTTATTCCAAGATAAATCCAGGCTCATGA
- the galE gene encoding UDP-glucose 4-epimerase GalE, producing MENVLVTGGLGFIGSHTVVELIAQGYKVFIADNLSNSKIEVLDRIEKITKVKPEFFNIDLTDKEKLFNLFSTYNLDSIIHFAASKAVGESVQKPLLYYKNNLSSLINVLECCRELKVNNLIFSSSCTVYGQPDKLPVTEKTPKQQAESPYGNTKQVGEEIIEDYCNSNVDFKAISLRYFNPIGAHDSALIGELPLGIPNNLIPFITQTASGIREKLNVFGGDYDTPDGTCIRDYIHVVDLAKAHIAALKHANSSKVNYDFFNVGTGKGHSVLEVIQTFEAQSGMKLNYEIVERRPGDVEKIYADTTKMNQELGWSAEKDLNDMISSAWKWQKSLIKS from the coding sequence ATGGAGAATGTACTTGTGACAGGAGGGCTTGGGTTTATTGGCTCTCATACAGTTGTGGAGTTAATAGCTCAAGGATACAAAGTCTTTATTGCAGACAATCTTTCAAACTCAAAAATAGAAGTCTTAGATAGAATTGAGAAAATCACAAAAGTTAAACCTGAATTCTTTAATATTGATTTAACTGATAAGGAGAAGCTCTTTAACCTATTTTCCACATACAATTTAGATTCGATCATACATTTCGCTGCATCAAAAGCTGTAGGGGAGTCTGTTCAAAAACCACTCTTATATTACAAAAATAATCTTAGCTCTTTAATTAATGTATTGGAATGCTGCAGAGAACTCAAAGTAAATAATCTTATTTTCTCCTCCTCATGCACAGTATATGGACAGCCGGATAAACTACCTGTTACCGAGAAGACGCCCAAGCAGCAAGCAGAGTCACCTTATGGTAACACGAAACAAGTAGGCGAAGAGATAATCGAAGATTATTGCAATTCAAATGTTGATTTTAAGGCTATTTCATTACGGTATTTCAATCCAATCGGAGCGCATGATAGTGCATTGATCGGAGAGCTTCCTCTTGGGATTCCTAACAATCTTATCCCCTTTATAACCCAAACTGCTTCTGGCATTAGAGAAAAGCTAAATGTATTTGGTGGCGACTATGACACCCCAGATGGCACATGTATTCGAGATTACATTCATGTTGTGGATTTAGCAAAGGCTCATATAGCTGCATTGAAGCATGCTAACTCTTCTAAAGTAAATTACGATTTTTTTAATGTAGGTACTGGAAAAGGGCATTCAGTTTTGGAGGTGATACAAACTTTTGAAGCACAATCAGGTATGAAGCTTAACTACGAAATCGTTGAAAGAAGACCTGGTGATGTCGAGAAGATTTATGCCGATACGACTAAAATGAATCAAGAACTTGGTTGGAGTGCTGAAAAGGATTTAAATGACATGATAAGCTCAGCTTGGAAATGGCAAAAGTCTCTGATAAAGTCATAA
- the pseF gene encoding pseudaminic acid cytidylyltransferase gives MSNICIIPARGGSKRIPRKNIKQFFGKPIISYSIEVAKRSQLFDEIMVSTDDEEIAKIAKENGAKVPFLRSAERADDFTTTAEVLVEVLDRYKELDKSFKYVCCLYPAAPLVSFEGLIQGFNKLHTEKRDSVLPVTSFTYPIWRSLRQLSNGSVELIWPNFQDSRSQDLEKTYHDTGQWYWLNYELFIHNKKLFTKNSGMIELSQMEVQDIDELTDWKMAELKYEILQNTR, from the coding sequence ATGAGTAACATTTGTATTATACCAGCAAGGGGGGGGAGTAAGAGAATTCCAAGAAAGAATATTAAACAGTTTTTTGGTAAGCCAATAATTTCTTACAGCATTGAGGTGGCAAAAAGATCGCAGCTTTTTGATGAGATTATGGTTTCGACCGATGATGAAGAAATTGCTAAAATTGCGAAAGAAAATGGAGCTAAAGTCCCCTTTTTGAGATCAGCGGAAAGAGCGGATGATTTCACTACAACCGCGGAAGTTCTTGTTGAAGTTTTAGATAGATATAAAGAATTGGATAAATCATTCAAATATGTTTGTTGCTTGTATCCAGCGGCTCCTCTTGTCAGTTTCGAGGGTTTAATTCAAGGGTTTAATAAATTGCATACTGAAAAGAGAGATAGCGTGCTACCTGTTACTTCTTTCACTTATCCTATTTGGCGAAGTTTGAGACAACTTTCAAACGGTAGTGTAGAATTGATTTGGCCTAATTTTCAAGATAGTAGATCTCAAGATTTAGAAAAAACGTATCATGATACAGGCCAATGGTATTGGCTTAATTATGAATTATTTATTCATAACAAAAAGCTGTTTACCAAAAATAGCGGTATGATTGAATTATCACAGATGGAGGTTCAAGACATAGATGAATTGACTGATTGGAAAATGGCGGAACTCAAGTATGAAATATTACAAAATACTAGATAA
- a CDS encoding glycosyltransferase: MSLTLEKQRILIITPSKYGGGAERAASRLSKHLDEEIHVLSLFDKDESYDFGGFIYNVHFEPRKSLLGKVLSFFKRIHTVKSIKRRIKPDVSISFMTQPNILNVLSKIRSERVFVSIRNYPLLKDQEDRSMLNKLMNFGYTYVLRKANKVITVSKGIEEYYRKKDPKLTNKLKTIYNGVDVNGIFHDSKESVQSELESLLSNKPSLINIGKLEYQKGQVHLIDIFSEIKKEKALSDAVLLILGDGRLKSELMEYASKKGLVVTTADELGKYNFDADIFFLGFQKNPYKYVRNTDLFVLSSLYEGFPNALIEAMACESPVVSADCLTGPAEILKGPKENYGVLLPTFTQTNLEPIYSQWGKEISNLLLDKHRLSYFASASKSRSQTFELSNIIDVWKQLINES; this comes from the coding sequence ATGTCTCTAACCCTGGAAAAACAAAGAATTTTAATAATTACTCCTTCCAAATATGGGGGGGGAGCTGAAAGAGCTGCATCAAGACTTTCTAAACATTTAGATGAAGAAATTCACGTTCTTTCTCTCTTTGATAAAGATGAAAGTTACGATTTTGGAGGATTTATATATAATGTTCATTTTGAGCCTCGGAAATCTCTTTTAGGAAAAGTCTTATCATTTTTTAAGAGAATCCATACAGTTAAGTCAATTAAAAGGAGAATAAAGCCGGATGTATCAATTTCATTTATGACACAGCCTAATATTCTTAATGTCCTATCTAAGATTCGTTCAGAAAGGGTTTTCGTTAGCATCCGAAATTATCCATTATTAAAAGACCAAGAAGATAGGTCTATGCTGAACAAGCTTATGAATTTTGGATATACATATGTGCTTAGGAAAGCTAACAAAGTAATTACCGTTTCTAAAGGTATTGAAGAGTATTATCGAAAAAAAGACCCCAAATTGACGAATAAATTAAAAACAATATACAATGGGGTAGATGTGAATGGTATTTTTCATGACAGCAAGGAATCTGTGCAATCAGAATTAGAAAGCTTACTTTCTAACAAACCATCACTCATTAACATAGGAAAGTTGGAATATCAAAAAGGGCAAGTTCATCTGATCGATATTTTTAGCGAAATAAAGAAAGAAAAGGCCTTGAGTGACGCTGTTCTTCTAATTCTTGGCGATGGGAGACTCAAGTCGGAATTAATGGAATATGCAAGTAAGAAAGGCCTTGTCGTTACCACAGCTGATGAGCTTGGGAAATACAACTTTGATGCTGATATTTTTTTTCTTGGGTTCCAAAAGAACCCATACAAATATGTGAGGAACACCGATTTGTTTGTTTTAAGTTCTTTGTACGAAGGATTTCCAAATGCGCTAATTGAGGCAATGGCATGTGAGAGCCCCGTAGTATCCGCTGACTGTTTAACAGGCCCTGCGGAAATCCTAAAAGGACCTAAAGAAAACTATGGAGTATTACTACCAACCTTTACACAAACAAACCTAGAACCTATTTATAGTCAGTGGGGTAAAGAAATCTCCAATCTTTTGCTTGATAAGCATCGTTTGTCCTACTTTGCGTCAGCTTCTAAATCGCGATCTCAAACATTCGAACTATCTAATATTATTGATGTGTGGAAGCAGTTGATCAATGAAAGTTAA